Proteins found in one Paenibacillus sp. FSL R10-2782 genomic segment:
- a CDS encoding Gfo/Idh/MocA family oxidoreductase, with product MNTAAAAQEPAVRDIRFGLIGCSAIAPRALLEPIRYVTGARVTALANRTVAKAGDLADRFGVSVVYRHAEDMLSDPEIDAVYIALSNDLHAEWIGKALQAHKHVLVEKPLCLNTAELAPLEAAVGQSSVHLLEGVMVQHHPWQRELRNIVDSGRYGCLRSITTSLCIPAKDGHAENYRSRPEQGGGCFWDLGVYWLQFLQAVAGLEQAEFRSQSDFDGPNGCDWTFRAQARYPGGLEASALFSFERPYRCAHVLTFDSAVVTLQDCFRANLGFYKITLKTEITKDTMAVSKMKTVFEPMNYYVNQLEAFCNIIRGVAEPVPFHEAAERVRLLAAIHQAARSGQTIYAE from the coding sequence ATGAACACCGCTGCCGCCGCACAAGAGCCTGCGGTACGGGATATTCGCTTTGGCCTCATTGGCTGTTCAGCCATTGCCCCTCGTGCGCTGCTGGAGCCGATCCGTTACGTTACCGGGGCCCGTGTAACCGCGCTTGCGAACCGAACCGTTGCCAAGGCAGGAGATTTGGCGGACCGTTTCGGCGTTAGTGTCGTTTATCGGCATGCCGAGGATATGCTGAGCGACCCGGAGATTGACGCCGTGTATATTGCGCTGAGTAACGATCTGCATGCGGAGTGGATCGGTAAAGCATTACAGGCTCACAAGCATGTGCTTGTGGAGAAGCCGTTATGTCTGAATACGGCGGAGCTGGCTCCCCTGGAAGCGGCAGTCGGGCAGAGCAGCGTTCACCTGCTGGAAGGAGTCATGGTGCAGCATCATCCTTGGCAGCGCGAGCTGCGCAATATCGTGGATTCCGGTCGCTATGGTTGTTTGCGCTCCATAACAACCAGCCTGTGCATTCCCGCAAAGGATGGGCATGCGGAGAATTATAGATCCCGACCGGAGCAGGGCGGGGGATGCTTTTGGGATTTGGGCGTGTATTGGCTCCAGTTTCTTCAGGCAGTCGCTGGACTGGAGCAGGCGGAGTTCCGCAGTCAATCGGATTTCGACGGTCCTAACGGCTGTGACTGGACATTTCGTGCACAGGCCCGCTATCCGGGGGGATTGGAGGCATCCGCCCTCTTTTCATTTGAGCGGCCATACCGCTGCGCTCATGTATTAACCTTTGATTCGGCGGTAGTTACTTTGCAGGACTGCTTTCGGGCGAATCTGGGCTTTTATAAAATAACGCTCAAGACGGAAATAACGAAGGATACCATGGCAGTCTCCAAAATGAAAACCGTTTTCGAGCCCATGAACTATTACGTCAATCAGTTGGAGGCGTTTTGCAATATCATCCGGGGAGTCGCGGAGCCTGTTCCGTTCCACGAGGCCGCCGAGCGCGTCAGATTGCTGGCAGCTATTCATCAGGCCGCCCGTTCAGGCCAGACGATCTATGCGGAATAG
- a CDS encoding type III PLP-dependent enzyme — MDKKDEALLERFGEHPTPFYYYDGDALYAHVSSLLSRLHPAVRVHYALKANGNVALAGLLRSLGCGVEIASAGEMFVAMEAGYAPEDVLYAGPGKTVAELSEAVACGIGCIHVESVRELHLLEDIAARAGLFVRAAVRVNPDNDLSGSTIKMGGVPRPFGVDEGQLDHFFTVLEDCPHVFFQGIQVYTGTQMLKADQILASFANTLQLAERIQDQYGVAMHTVNLGGGFGVPYFTHEQPLDMGQVIDGLNAMAEQTRSRLPGVMLIIESGRYLVAQAGMYVCRALYTKESKGEKFVVADGGMNHYASAAFRGRRIRDNYPLRIMRRQEGQEVVIQMGQGKDMPVQEAAAVELTLGKAADRIGEPQPEATVDLETVSIVGPLCTPEDCLVKKALLPSIQEGDYIVIPNAGAYGLSYSPVHFLGHATPAELLDFRGEVHIIREHGDRTDLLHHQRMIPLLEDIF, encoded by the coding sequence ATGGATAAAAAGGACGAAGCCTTGCTGGAACGCTTCGGCGAACATCCGACGCCATTTTATTATTACGATGGCGACGCGCTGTATGCTCATGTCAGCTCGCTACTATCCCGGCTGCACCCGGCTGTGCGTGTGCATTACGCACTCAAGGCCAATGGCAACGTAGCCTTGGCGGGATTGCTTCGCTCGTTAGGCTGTGGCGTCGAAATCGCTTCGGCCGGAGAAATGTTCGTTGCGATGGAGGCCGGGTATGCCCCAGAAGATGTGTTGTACGCCGGGCCGGGAAAAACGGTAGCCGAACTGAGTGAGGCGGTAGCCTGTGGAATCGGCTGCATTCATGTCGAGTCGGTGCGGGAACTGCACCTGCTGGAGGATATTGCTGCCCGAGCAGGCTTGTTTGTCCGCGCTGCGGTTCGTGTGAATCCCGATAACGATTTGTCGGGATCGACGATCAAAATGGGCGGCGTTCCTCGTCCCTTTGGTGTGGACGAGGGGCAATTGGATCACTTTTTTACGGTGCTGGAAGATTGTCCACATGTATTTTTCCAGGGCATTCAGGTGTATACAGGTACGCAAATGCTGAAAGCGGATCAGATTTTAGCTTCATTTGCGAATACTCTTCAATTGGCAGAACGGATACAGGATCAGTATGGTGTGGCGATGCATACGGTAAATTTGGGCGGCGGGTTTGGTGTTCCTTATTTTACTCATGAGCAGCCGTTGGATATGGGGCAAGTGATTGACGGACTGAACGCAATGGCCGAGCAAACTCGATCCCGTCTGCCAGGTGTTATGCTGATCATCGAAAGCGGCAGATATCTGGTTGCTCAGGCGGGTATGTACGTCTGTCGGGCGTTGTACACCAAGGAATCCAAGGGCGAGAAGTTCGTCGTGGCTGATGGCGGTATGAATCATTATGCCTCGGCTGCTTTTCGAGGACGTCGGATTAGGGACAACTATCCATTGCGAATTATGCGTAGACAAGAGGGACAGGAAGTGGTGATTCAGATGGGACAGGGGAAGGACATGCCTGTTCAAGAGGCTGCTGCTGTCGAGCTAACATTAGGGAAGGCCGCAGACCGGATCGGGGAGCCTCAGCCAGAAGCAACCGTGGATCTGGAAACCGTGAGCATCGTCGGACCGCTTTGTACACCCGAGGATTGTCTTGTGAAAAAAGCGCTGCTTCCTTCGATTCAGGAGGGCGATTATATTGTCATTCCGAATGCAGGAGCTTATGGACTAAGCTATAGTCCGGTGCATTTTCTGGGACATGCTACGCCGGCGGAGCTGCTGGATTTTCGCGGTGAGGTACACATAATTCGTGAGCATGGTGACCGTACGGACTTGCTGCATCATCAGCGTATGATTCCGTTGTTGGAGGACATTTTCTAA
- the efeB gene encoding iron uptake transporter deferrochelatase/peroxidase subunit, which produces MKGFKWQKGTRQEQQQRTDTREEQVDLVQKDAKSEDVLLENDVRSAKSKSVSRRDLLKLAGVGGLGLLLGGGGVGAVLTASQRLESMMTDADTKDVVPFYGKHQAGIVTPAQDFICFAAFDLTTSDKERVRSLFKAWTEATATMTSGALIGNDNENLNLPPSDTGEAAGLSPSRTTITFGVGPSFFDGRYGLAGLKPAGLRELPRFQGDALDDQWCGGDIGVQVCANDLQVAFHALRNLARIARGTAVLRWTQEGFQRTAQADPAGSTPRNLLGFKDGTGNPDTSKADEMNRLVWTQASDGPAWMGGGSYMAVRRVRMRIEVWDRSTLGDQEDTFGRHRSSGAPLGKAKEFDKLDLAATSPEGKPITPPTSHVALAHGDGSINILRRSYSYSSGLDKQTGQLDAGLLFISYQRDLFKQFVHIQEKLARNDKLNEYIVHKGSAVFACFPGVSQGGYIGDTLF; this is translated from the coding sequence ATGAAAGGCTTCAAGTGGCAAAAGGGAACGAGACAGGAACAGCAGCAGCGTACAGATACCCGTGAAGAACAGGTTGATCTGGTCCAAAAGGATGCTAAGTCAGAGGATGTTCTGCTAGAAAATGATGTGCGTTCAGCAAAGAGTAAATCTGTATCACGCCGGGATCTATTGAAGCTGGCCGGGGTCGGGGGACTGGGTCTTCTGCTCGGCGGCGGTGGTGTGGGAGCTGTGCTGACAGCCAGCCAACGGCTTGAAAGCATGATGACGGACGCAGATACCAAGGATGTGGTTCCTTTTTACGGGAAACATCAGGCTGGTATTGTGACTCCGGCACAGGATTTCATCTGCTTCGCCGCCTTTGATCTAACGACGAGTGACAAGGAACGGGTGCGCAGCCTGTTTAAAGCCTGGACAGAAGCCACCGCTACGATGACTTCCGGCGCGCTGATCGGCAACGATAACGAAAACCTCAACCTGCCTCCATCCGATACGGGCGAAGCGGCGGGATTATCGCCGTCACGGACGACGATTACCTTTGGTGTGGGTCCGTCCTTTTTTGATGGGCGCTACGGCCTGGCAGGGCTTAAACCTGCGGGACTTCGTGAGCTGCCCCGTTTTCAAGGGGATGCGCTGGACGACCAATGGTGTGGCGGCGATATTGGGGTACAGGTATGCGCCAATGATTTGCAGGTAGCTTTCCATGCCCTGCGTAATTTGGCGCGTATCGCCAGAGGAACGGCGGTGCTTCGCTGGACACAGGAAGGCTTCCAGCGGACAGCACAGGCCGATCCGGCGGGAAGCACGCCGCGCAATTTACTCGGCTTCAAGGACGGTACGGGGAACCCGGATACCTCCAAGGCTGACGAGATGAACCGTCTGGTATGGACACAGGCGAGTGATGGCCCCGCGTGGATGGGCGGCGGCAGCTATATGGCTGTGCGCCGTGTACGCATGCGGATTGAGGTATGGGATCGCTCGACACTGGGCGACCAGGAGGATACCTTTGGACGCCATCGCAGCAGCGGGGCCCCGCTGGGCAAGGCCAAGGAGTTCGACAAGCTTGATCTGGCGGCCACAAGTCCGGAAGGCAAGCCGATTACGCCCCCCACCTCTCATGTGGCATTGGCTCATGGGGACGGGAGCATTAATATTTTGCGACGGTCTTATTCTTATTCAAGCGGATTGGATAAGCAAACAGGACAGCTGGATGCCGGGCTGCTGTTCATCAGCTACCAGCGTGATCTGTTCAAGCAGTTCGTCCATATTCAGGAGAAGCTTGCACGCAATGACAAGCTGAACGAATACATTGTACACAAAGGCAGTGCGGTGTTCGCCTGCTTTCCGGGTGTATCGCAAGGCGGCTACATCGGGGATACGTTATTTTAG
- a CDS encoding FTR1 family protein, protein MNRRNKSLGWVFLLVALLLTATPFISGSGSVAFAQTDAKAASNDQLMPVVGGALVEAGQAQWTEASRDVKEFRTLWEAAKTNGGDAAHIAAVDKALAEAEQALASGGGEPAKAALSVLARSANEFVTAAEGDKPAPAGAKAAEKLLPMAKGSLAAMQKGDWTAARADYDRIVKAWYQVETPIRSDHFPVYSALETKISLIRISMQAEPIRQEQALKEMQELTALLSDYSQGKLVNTGQEAGANNAANGSLASLSDAVKLLESARQDAVANQPEQAADKVGRYIALWPSVEGHVQISDPASYTAIENEMAETSGYLLSSPPNTAKAIQTLDQMLERLRPLTEERSYTAWDAALILLREGLEAILVLAALLAYAKKSGEAVAGRWIWAGAGTGLVLSGILAVLFTTLVAAAASGSMRELLEGVTGLVAVVLMLTVGSWLHSKSNAAAWNRFVENSVDSALARGSLWSLFAVSALAILREGAETAIFYIGMAPAIETSQLLIGIGSATVILVVLAFAIIKFSVRLPIRAFFLTATILIYYLVFRFLGESIHSLQVAGKLPGHTASSLPSISWLGMYPTWETFIPQAAVLIFMVWQLVRQEMRSSKQR, encoded by the coding sequence ATGAATCGGCGCAATAAAAGCTTGGGATGGGTATTTCTGCTGGTGGCTCTGCTGCTGACAGCAACTCCGTTCATATCCGGCTCCGGGTCGGTCGCTTTCGCACAAACAGATGCCAAAGCTGCTTCCAATGATCAGCTCATGCCTGTGGTGGGTGGCGCACTGGTGGAGGCGGGACAAGCCCAATGGACGGAAGCCTCCAGGGACGTCAAAGAATTCCGTACGCTGTGGGAAGCTGCCAAAACAAACGGTGGTGATGCAGCCCATATCGCAGCGGTAGACAAGGCTCTCGCGGAGGCAGAGCAGGCACTTGCCAGCGGCGGCGGAGAACCAGCAAAAGCTGCACTGTCCGTGCTGGCTCGTTCGGCCAACGAATTTGTGACTGCTGCGGAAGGCGACAAGCCCGCCCCGGCTGGAGCCAAAGCAGCGGAAAAGCTGCTCCCCATGGCGAAGGGCAGTCTGGCTGCCATGCAAAAAGGCGATTGGACTGCGGCCCGCGCTGATTACGACCGGATCGTAAAAGCATGGTATCAGGTGGAGACACCGATTCGTTCGGACCATTTTCCGGTATATAGTGCGCTGGAAACTAAAATTAGCCTGATTCGCATCTCCATGCAAGCCGAGCCCATACGACAAGAGCAGGCTCTCAAGGAAATGCAGGAGCTAACGGCCTTGTTGTCGGATTACAGTCAAGGCAAGTTGGTGAACACGGGTCAAGAAGCTGGTGCAAACAACGCGGCTAATGGCTCATTAGCCTCGCTAAGTGATGCGGTCAAGCTCCTCGAATCCGCACGGCAGGATGCGGTAGCCAATCAGCCTGAGCAAGCGGCTGACAAGGTAGGGCGGTACATCGCCCTGTGGCCTTCGGTGGAAGGTCATGTGCAAATTTCCGATCCGGCGTCCTATACCGCGATTGAAAATGAAATGGCCGAGACTTCCGGTTATCTGCTGTCTTCTCCACCGAACACGGCCAAAGCCATCCAGACGCTGGATCAGATGCTGGAAAGGCTCCGTCCGTTGACGGAAGAGCGTTCCTACACCGCTTGGGATGCGGCACTGATTTTGCTGCGTGAGGGGCTGGAAGCCATTCTCGTGCTCGCGGCTCTGCTGGCGTATGCCAAAAAAAGCGGCGAAGCTGTGGCTGGTCGCTGGATATGGGCCGGTGCCGGAACAGGGCTGGTACTGAGCGGAATCCTGGCAGTGCTGTTCACTACACTGGTCGCGGCTGCCGCATCGGGCAGCATGCGTGAACTGCTAGAGGGTGTGACCGGACTGGTCGCGGTCGTGCTTATGCTGACTGTCGGTAGCTGGCTACATTCCAAATCCAATGCTGCCGCATGGAACCGCTTTGTCGAGAACAGCGTAGACAGCGCGCTGGCACGTGGTAGCCTGTGGTCGCTGTTCGCAGTTTCTGCGCTTGCGATTTTGCGTGAAGGCGCCGAGACGGCTATCTTTTATATCGGTATGGCCCCGGCCATCGAAACCTCTCAATTGCTGATTGGTATTGGCTCGGCAACTGTCATATTGGTTGTGCTGGCATTTGCGATCATCAAGTTTAGCGTACGATTGCCGATTCGCGCCTTTTTCCTGACAGCCACCATACTGATTTACTATCTCGTATTTCGCTTTCTCGGCGAAAGTATTCATTCGCTTCAGGTGGCTGGCAAGCTTCCGGGGCACACGGCCTCCTCGCTGCCATCCATTAGTTGGCTGGGCATGTATCCGACTTGGGAAACGTTCATCCCACAGGCCGCTGTGCTGATCTTCATGGTGTGGCAGCTTGTGCGTCAGGAAATGCGCAGCTCCAAGCAGCGTTAA
- a CDS encoding ABC transporter ATP-binding protein has translation MPSITLNHLSKTFTYYKKEPGVRKSLQNLFRREKLTKEAVRDVSFTIEEGEIVGFLGPNGAGKTTTLKMLSGILHPSDGEASVLGFTPWKRQKEFKRQFSIVMGQKNQLWWDLPASESFELNKLIYEIDESHYKEALDELVTLLGVEEQLHVQVRRLSLGERMKMELIAALLHRPRVILLDEPTIGLDLVSQRRIREFFKAYNRTHRTTILLTSHYMKDIEDLCSRSIIISGGRLVYDGDLKKVNEVIGARKLLKVRLESPVPNLTLAGLGKLRSNSELEAVFELDAEDTLTWSKKILDALSVIDFTIEDVPLEEGIANLYDGGRLADAK, from the coding sequence ATGCCGTCCATTACATTGAATCACTTGTCGAAAACGTTTACGTACTATAAAAAGGAGCCGGGCGTGCGCAAATCATTACAAAACCTGTTCAGGCGGGAAAAGCTGACCAAGGAGGCCGTACGGGATGTCAGCTTCACCATTGAGGAAGGCGAAATTGTCGGATTTCTCGGTCCAAACGGGGCTGGCAAAACAACGACGCTCAAAATGCTGTCCGGCATTCTCCATCCCAGTGACGGGGAGGCATCTGTACTTGGCTTTACCCCGTGGAAGCGGCAAAAGGAGTTTAAACGGCAGTTTTCCATCGTGATGGGACAGAAAAACCAGCTCTGGTGGGATTTGCCTGCCAGCGAGTCGTTCGAACTGAACAAGCTTATTTACGAGATAGATGAAAGTCATTACAAGGAGGCGCTGGACGAGCTGGTTACCCTGCTTGGGGTGGAGGAGCAGCTTCATGTTCAGGTTCGGCGCTTATCTCTCGGCGAGCGTATGAAAATGGAGCTGATTGCCGCGCTGCTGCATCGCCCACGGGTCATCTTGCTGGACGAGCCGACCATTGGACTGGATCTGGTTTCCCAGCGGCGCATTCGCGAGTTTTTCAAAGCCTATAACCGCACACACCGGACGACCATCCTGCTGACAAGCCATTACATGAAGGATATTGAGGACTTGTGCAGCAGATCCATCATTATCAGCGGGGGAAGACTGGTGTATGACGGGGATTTGAAAAAGGTGAATGAGGTGATCGGTGCCCGCAAGCTGCTCAAGGTTCGACTGGAGAGCCCTGTGCCTAACCTGACGTTGGCGGGACTTGGCAAGCTGCGCTCCAACTCGGAGCTGGAGGCGGTATTTGAGCTGGATGCAGAAGATACTCTGACCTGGTCCAAAAAGATATTGGATGCGCTGTCTGTCATTGATTTTACGATTGAGGACGTCCCGTTGGAAGAGGGGATAGCCAATTTGTACGATGGAGGCAGGCTAGCTGATGCGAAATAA
- a CDS encoding ABC-2 family transporter protein: MKNVFRNAGRYIRLYWKFVQFSVMSQMEYRINFITAFLVETAYLLIKLLYASVPYRAGTDINGWSPDAVLLYIGVFTMMSGFYSGLFYSNFTSLPDKIRTGSLDVLMTKPVSLQFMVTLRQFELGYTIPNVVGGGIMTGIGWYKLGLPFNFETVGGFTVLLGCGVLTAYSVFLLPQLLAFWIIRTNGVTELSNSIFETNYVPMAVYSNLIQRIGLFVLPVFVICNFPPMFILGKMEPGLIIWAFLAPIWLLAVIRFIWQFALRDYTSASQ; this comes from the coding sequence ATGAAAAATGTTTTCCGAAACGCTGGGCGTTATATCCGACTGTACTGGAAGTTCGTCCAGTTTTCCGTCATGTCGCAGATGGAATACCGCATTAATTTCATTACTGCTTTTCTGGTTGAAACTGCTTATTTGCTCATCAAGCTGCTGTACGCCTCGGTTCCATACCGGGCCGGGACGGATATTAACGGCTGGTCTCCTGACGCGGTGCTGCTATATATCGGCGTATTTACGATGATGAGCGGGTTTTACAGCGGCTTGTTCTACAGCAATTTTACAAGTCTGCCTGACAAAATCCGTACCGGTTCATTGGATGTGCTCATGACCAAGCCGGTGTCCCTGCAATTTATGGTGACGCTGCGGCAATTTGAGCTGGGCTACACCATTCCAAACGTAGTCGGCGGCGGAATCATGACGGGCATTGGCTGGTATAAGCTCGGTCTGCCGTTTAATTTTGAAACGGTCGGGGGCTTTACTGTGTTGCTCGGTTGCGGAGTGTTGACGGCCTATTCTGTGTTTTTGCTGCCCCAACTGCTAGCCTTCTGGATCATCCGCACGAACGGGGTGACGGAGCTGTCCAACAGCATTTTCGAGACGAACTATGTGCCGATGGCGGTATATAGTAACCTGATCCAGCGTATCGGCTTGTTTGTGCTTCCAGTGTTTGTGATTTGTAATTTTCCACCCATGTTTATTCTGGGCAAAATGGAACCCGGTTTGATCATATGGGCATTCCTCGCCCCGATCTGGCTACTGGCGGTGATCCGCTTTATATGGCAGTTTGCCTTGCGTGATTATACAAGTGCAAGCCAGTAG
- a CDS encoding UDP-glucuronosyltransferase, whose protein sequence is MSMHKSMKVTILCSGFGLGFYTPGLLMQAGLRRLGVETAIHVFENVLPESARLKVDKSRKAYHDNFAVALMSQKVPQDMRNSLDLAAMEVLLTRWIEEDRRHFICLSGHWMYVLEEYRKRREPGSVHVDIVYMDSTPSPSWKNLAKHNPHFADGCGEMTFFESDQNKVSHYIDVPAVEHVPFEARKSRLFVHGGGWGMGTYREKVGRLEEAGWELDLLLYDQDQPDEQRDGIRYFRMDPQWRTWQRNEAGEHTFPPFGEVKAGEETLYEARPDYHSMLDQACHVQAIVSKPGGGSLADSFATATPLIMLEPFGVHEMHNADLWERLGLGIRYDTWMQIYGGGAEILEDMHRKIVELRSQTPRYVESYVRNAQVQVSSTGLEKGS, encoded by the coding sequence ATGAGTATGCACAAGAGTATGAAGGTAACGATTTTGTGTTCCGGTTTTGGATTGGGCTTTTATACTCCCGGCTTGCTTATGCAAGCGGGTCTTCGCAGGTTGGGTGTGGAGACGGCGATTCATGTATTTGAAAATGTGCTGCCTGAGTCGGCCCGTCTCAAGGTGGACAAAAGCCGCAAAGCGTACCATGATAATTTCGCTGTGGCCTTAATGTCACAGAAGGTTCCCCAGGATATGCGCAATTCGCTTGATCTCGCTGCCATGGAAGTGCTGCTGACCCGATGGATAGAGGAAGATCGGCGGCATTTTATATGCTTGTCCGGCCATTGGATGTATGTGCTGGAGGAGTATCGCAAGCGCAGGGAGCCGGGATCAGTACATGTGGACATTGTGTATATGGATTCCACGCCTTCTCCTTCATGGAAAAATCTAGCCAAGCACAACCCGCATTTTGCCGATGGGTGTGGAGAAATGACATTTTTTGAAAGTGACCAAAATAAAGTCAGCCACTATATTGATGTCCCGGCTGTAGAGCATGTTCCCTTTGAGGCCCGGAAATCCCGCTTATTTGTGCATGGCGGCGGTTGGGGTATGGGCACGTACCGTGAAAAGGTCGGACGGCTGGAAGAGGCGGGCTGGGAGCTGGATTTGCTGCTGTATGATCAGGATCAGCCAGATGAGCAGCGGGACGGTATACGCTATTTCCGAATGGACCCGCAGTGGAGAACATGGCAGCGGAATGAAGCCGGGGAGCATACCTTTCCGCCTTTTGGTGAGGTGAAGGCAGGCGAGGAGACGTTGTATGAGGCCAGGCCAGATTACCATAGCATGCTAGACCAGGCATGTCATGTCCAGGCCATTGTCAGCAAGCCCGGCGGGGGTAGTCTGGCAGATTCGTTCGCCACAGCCACTCCACTCATTATGCTGGAGCCGTTCGGTGTGCATGAAATGCATAATGCGGATCTGTGGGAACGGCTGGGACTGGGGATACGGTACGATACGTGGATGCAAATCTATGGTGGCGGCGCTGAGATTCTGGAGGACATGCACCGGAAGATCGTGGAGTTGCGTAGTCAGACACCACGCTACGTGGAGTCATATGTAAGGAACGCCCAAGTGCAAGTAAGCTCAACGGGATTGGAGAAAGGGTCATGA
- a CDS encoding ABC-2 family transporter protein: MRNNKYMKVLQLGMQNEMEYRANYWLQMAGFMLPIMTQIFLWLAVFGSSGQARVLGYSLPEMLVYVVMAGVTGKLIATGFEYEIATDIKEGGLAKFMVQPVHYFAYRFCRFIGGKAVQSAVVLLAAAILLLCLSLEGRISFGLSYILLYILALPGALVLNFVVYYALSGIAFWVTESGGLFYTLSLVIYVASGTVFPLTIFGDVLARMFSLLPFSYTVFFPVNALTGKLTMLEAAEGIGVQWLWIVVLAAVSRRVWQAGVKRFVSVGG, encoded by the coding sequence ATGCGAAATAACAAATATATGAAGGTGCTCCAGCTTGGTATGCAAAACGAAATGGAATACCGGGCCAATTACTGGCTCCAGATGGCGGGGTTCATGCTGCCGATCATGACCCAAATTTTTCTCTGGCTTGCGGTATTCGGTTCTTCGGGACAAGCAAGGGTGCTGGGCTACTCTTTGCCGGAAATGCTGGTGTATGTAGTCATGGCAGGGGTAACCGGGAAGCTGATCGCTACGGGTTTTGAATACGAAATTGCTACAGACATCAAGGAAGGCGGACTGGCCAAATTCATGGTGCAGCCTGTACATTATTTTGCTTACCGTTTTTGTCGGTTTATTGGAGGCAAGGCGGTACAGTCCGCAGTAGTGCTGCTGGCGGCTGCAATTCTACTGCTGTGCCTTAGCCTGGAAGGACGAATCAGCTTCGGGCTGTCGTATATCCTGCTTTACATATTGGCGTTGCCAGGGGCGCTGGTGCTCAATTTTGTGGTCTATTACGCGCTGAGCGGCATAGCCTTTTGGGTGACGGAATCGGGGGGACTATTTTACACGCTGTCGCTCGTCATTTATGTAGCTAGTGGCACCGTGTTTCCGCTGACGATTTTTGGAGACGTTTTGGCCCGCATGTTCAGTTTGCTCCCGTTTAGCTACACCGTATTTTTTCCGGTGAACGCATTAACGGGCAAGCTGACCATGCTGGAAGCCGCTGAAGGCATTGGCGTGCAATGGCTCTGGATTGTAGTGCTGGCGGCCGTATCGCGCCGGGTGTGGCAAGCCGGGGTCAAACGCTTTGTCTCGGTAGGAGGTTAA